Proteins encoded together in one Olsenella timonensis window:
- a CDS encoding ABC transporter ATP-binding protein: protein MAPAHTRPVLSCQDVEKIYGSRDNVTRALDGVSFDVAAGEYLAVMGPSGSGKTTMLNCVSTIDRPTSGHIYVDGQDITALRAGQLSKFRRERLGFVFQDSNLLDTLTARENIALALTINHVPAKEVVARVTGVAQRLGVSEVLDKFPHEMSGGQKQRVAAARAIVTDPSLVLADEPTGALDSRNSRLLLESLEDLNNAGATIIMVTHDSFAASYARRALFLKDGRVWNELVRGSKTRKQFFNEIMDVVSFLGGEGADVR, encoded by the coding sequence ATGGCACCCGCTCACACCAGACCCGTTTTGTCCTGCCAGGACGTCGAGAAGATCTACGGAAGCCGCGACAACGTCACCCGCGCGCTCGACGGCGTCTCCTTCGACGTCGCCGCGGGGGAGTACCTCGCCGTCATGGGTCCGTCCGGCTCGGGCAAGACCACGATGCTCAACTGCGTCTCCACGATCGACCGTCCCACGTCCGGCCACATCTACGTGGACGGTCAGGACATCACCGCCCTGCGCGCGGGGCAGCTCTCCAAGTTCCGCCGCGAGCGCCTGGGCTTTGTCTTCCAGGACTCCAACCTGCTCGACACCCTCACCGCGCGCGAGAACATAGCCCTCGCGCTCACGATCAACCACGTGCCGGCCAAGGAGGTCGTCGCGCGCGTCACCGGCGTCGCGCAGCGGCTCGGCGTCTCCGAGGTGCTCGACAAGTTCCCGCACGAGATGTCCGGCGGCCAGAAGCAGCGCGTGGCGGCGGCCCGTGCGATCGTCACCGACCCGTCCCTCGTGCTGGCCGACGAGCCCACCGGCGCGCTCGACTCGCGCAACTCGCGCCTCCTGCTGGAGAGCCTCGAGGACCTGAACAACGCCGGGGCGACCATCATCATGGTCACGCACGACTCCTTCGCCGCGAGCTACGCCCGTCGCGCGCTCTTCCTCAAGGACGGCCGCGTCTGGAACGAGCTCGTCCGCGGGTCCAAGACGCGCAAGCAGTTCTTCAACGAGATCATGGACGTCGTGTCCTTCCTGGGAGGGGAGGGCGCAGATGTACGCTAA